Proteins encoded within one genomic window of Companilactobacillus zhachilii:
- a CDS encoding glycerophosphodiester phosphodiesterase family protein translates to MEDYYAEKIIAHRGIPTLAPENTMAAFNVVVNHEVKWIETDLSITKDEKIFVIHDDKLNRTTNQSGSIETVDSETVENADAGYWFAEKFRGEKVPTLDQLIDFLNIHKINANIELKGVVGDNANYLADRLVEEFAKALERLDEHVELIISSFNPIMLEKMYKLRPDLKYAVLFSRATLGDDWNLVMQACHAKIVHPDSAGLTETKIKQMKDYGYEINVWTVDDINRAQQLLNWGVDGIITNIADRMSFLEK, encoded by the coding sequence TTGGAGGATTACTATGCAGAAAAAATTATTGCTCATAGAGGAATACCAACATTAGCCCCAGAAAATACTATGGCGGCTTTTAATGTCGTTGTTAATCATGAAGTGAAATGGATTGAAACAGATCTAAGTATCACTAAGGACGAAAAGATTTTTGTCATTCACGATGATAAGTTGAATCGGACAACTAATCAATCTGGGTCAATCGAAACAGTTGATAGTGAGACTGTTGAAAATGCTGATGCCGGTTACTGGTTCGCTGAGAAGTTCCGTGGCGAAAAGGTTCCTACACTGGACCAATTGATTGATTTTCTTAATATCCACAAAATAAACGCTAATATCGAGCTAAAAGGTGTTGTAGGGGACAATGCTAATTATTTAGCTGATCGTTTAGTTGAAGAATTTGCTAAAGCATTGGAACGATTGGATGAACATGTTGAATTGATTATCTCAAGTTTCAATCCCATCATGCTAGAAAAAATGTATAAATTAAGACCTGATTTAAAATATGCTGTACTCTTCAGTCGTGCAACATTGGGTGATGATTGGAATTTAGTTATGCAAGCATGCCATGCTAAAATTGTTCATCCTGATAGTGCCGGTCTTACTGAAACTAAAATTAAGCAAATGAAAGATTACGGTTATGAGATCAACGTATGGACAGTTGATGATATTAATCGTGCCCAACAATTATTAAATTGGGGTGTTGATGGAATCATTACCAACATCGCCGATCGAATGAGTTTCTTAGAAAAATAA
- the nagA gene encoding N-acetylglucosamine-6-phosphate deacetylase — protein sequence MSYYIHAKKFFLKNTTENGGYLEVTDDGKFGKFFTADEKKPEGKIVDYSDKFIAPGLVDTHIHGLVGHDVMDDDFEKLNEMSEGLLKAGVTSWLPTTLTASHDQLKHICQTIGDNYKKATGAKIQGIHFEGPFYTEKHKGAQNPKYFRDPDAEEFKDWQDAAHGMIKKISIAPERKGAPEFVKAVASDDVAVYLGHSDATFEQAKACVEAGATGFTHTYNGMSGLNHRMPGMVGAALSMHLVDDELICDGHHVNPFAARIVVEKKGAEHVALITDCMRAGLMPDGDYVLGELPVVVANGTARLKDETHNLAGSILLLKDAIKNVVDWNVATEEEAVEMASYTAAKSSKVADKCGIIADGRDADFIVLDDDMTLSETYLDGVSRYQA from the coding sequence ATGTCATATTATATTCATGCTAAGAAGTTCTTTTTAAAAAACACAACTGAAAACGGTGGCTATCTAGAAGTTACTGATGACGGTAAGTTTGGTAAATTCTTTACTGCTGATGAAAAGAAGCCAGAAGGCAAAATTGTTGATTATTCAGACAAGTTTATTGCCCCAGGTCTTGTTGATACACATATTCACGGTCTTGTTGGCCATGATGTTATGGATGACGACTTTGAAAAGTTGAACGAAATGTCAGAAGGTTTGCTTAAAGCTGGTGTAACTTCATGGTTACCAACAACTTTGACAGCTTCACATGATCAACTAAAACATATTTGTCAAACAATCGGTGACAACTATAAGAAAGCCACTGGTGCTAAGATTCAAGGTATCCACTTTGAAGGACCTTTCTATACAGAAAAACACAAGGGTGCTCAAAACCCTAAGTACTTCAGAGACCCTGATGCTGAAGAATTCAAAGATTGGCAAGATGCTGCTCACGGTATGATTAAAAAGATTTCTATTGCTCCTGAAAGAAAAGGTGCTCCAGAATTCGTTAAGGCCGTTGCTTCTGATGATGTTGCTGTTTACTTAGGTCACAGTGATGCTACATTTGAACAAGCTAAGGCTTGTGTTGAAGCTGGTGCTACTGGATTTACACATACATACAACGGTATGAGTGGTTTGAACCACAGAATGCCTGGTATGGTTGGTGCAGCTCTTTCAATGCACTTAGTTGACGATGAATTAATCTGTGATGGACATCACGTTAACCCATTTGCAGCAAGAATTGTTGTTGAAAAGAAAGGTGCCGAACACGTTGCTTTAATTACTGACTGTATGCGTGCTGGTTTGATGCCAGATGGTGACTATGTACTAGGTGAATTACCAGTTGTTGTTGCTAACGGTACAGCTAGATTAAAGGATGAAACACATAACCTTGCTGGTTCAATTTTATTATTGAAGGATGCTATCAAGAACGTTGTTGACTGGAACGTTGCTACAGAAGAAGAAGCTGTAGAAATGGCAAGTTACACAGCTGCTAAGAGTTCAAAGGTTGCTGACAAATGTGGTATTATCGCTGACGGTAGAGATGCTGATTTCATCGTGCTTGATGACGATATGACATTGTCAGAAACATACCTTGACGGTGTTTCAAGATACCAAGCTTAA
- the nagA gene encoding N-acetylglucosamine-6-phosphate deacetylase, translating to MSYFIHAKKFFLKNTTENGGYLEVTDDGKFGKFYTADEKKPEGKIVDYSDKFIAPGLVDTHIHGLCGHDVMDDDFDKLNEMSEGLLKAGVTSWLPTTLTASHDQLLSICHTIGDNYKKVTGAKIQGIHFEGPFYTEKHKGAQNPKYFRDPDAEEFKDWQDAAHGMIRKISIAPERKGAAEFTKAVASDKVAVYLGHSDATFEQAKACVEAGATGFTHTYNGMSGLNHRLPGMVGAALSMHLVDDELICDGHHVNPYAARIVIEKKTPEHVALITDCMRAGLMPDGDYVLGELPVVVANGTAKLKQEPHSLAGSILLLKDAIKNVVDWNIATDEEAVEMASYTAAKSSKVLDECGVIADGRDADFIVLDDDMTLSETYLDGVSRYQA from the coding sequence ATGTCATATTTTATTCATGCTAAGAAATTCTTTTTGAAGAATACTACAGAAAACGGTGGTTATCTGGAAGTTACTGATGATGGTAAATTTGGTAAGTTTTATACTGCTGATGAAAAGAAGCCTGAGGGTAAGATTGTTGATTACTCTGACAAGTTTATTGCTCCTGGTTTAGTTGATACTCATATTCATGGTCTTTGTGGTCACGATGTGATGGATGATGATTTTGACAAGCTCAATGAAATGTCAGAAGGTTTGTTGAAGGCTGGTGTAACTTCATGGTTGCCAACCACTTTGACTGCTTCTCATGATCAACTTTTGAGTATTTGTCACACAATTGGTGATAACTACAAGAAGGTTACTGGTGCTAAGATTCAAGGAATTCATTTTGAAGGACCTTTCTATACTGAAAAGCATAAAGGTGCCCAAAATCCTAAGTATTTCAGAGATCCTGATGCTGAAGAATTCAAAGACTGGCAAGATGCTGCTCATGGTATGATCAGAAAGATTTCGATTGCTCCTGAAAGAAAGGGTGCTGCTGAATTTACTAAAGCTGTTGCTTCAGATAAAGTTGCTGTTTACTTAGGTCACAGTGATGCTACTTTTGAACAAGCTAAGGCCTGTGTCGAAGCTGGTGCTACTGGATTTACACATACTTACAATGGTATGAGTGGTTTGAATCACAGACTTCCAGGAATGGTCGGCGCTGCACTTTCAATGCATTTGGTTGACGATGAGTTGATTTGTGATGGACACCACGTTAATCCATACGCTGCTAGAATCGTAATTGAAAAGAAGACACCAGAACACGTTGCCCTAATCACTGACTGTATGCGTGCTGGTTTAATGCCAGATGGTGACTACGTGCTAGGTGAATTACCAGTTGTCGTTGCAAATGGAACAGCTAAGTTAAAACAAGAACCACATAGTTTAGCTGGATCAATTTTGTTGTTGAAAGACGCAATTAAGAACGTTGTTGACTGGAACATTGCTACAGACGAAGAAGCTGTTGAAATGGCAAGTTACACAGCTGCTAAGAGTTCAAAAGTCCTTGATGAATGTGGTGTCATTGCCGATGGTCGTGATGCTGACTTTATCGTGCTTGATGACGATATGACATTGTCAGAAACTTATCTTGATGGTGTTTCAAGATACCAAGCATAA
- a CDS encoding SIS domain-containing protein codes for MFTKSDQELEKMGAKITTREIQQQPDLWKEAFQNYTAKKSEIDSFLDKITSTYPNQKIRVIFTGAGTSAYVGDTLRPYLNRVGDTSHFVFESIPTTDIVSAPLDNLRSEDPTILVSFARSGNSPESVATVELAEKLVKNLYQITITCAPEGHLAKKAENEDGNLLLLQPALSNDKGFAMTGSFSCMTLTAALIFDTNAEDKKTAWVDTMIKMGQEVISREDEIQAYADLDYDRITYLGSGSLSGLTREAQLKVLELTAGALTTIFDSSMGFRHGPKSYVNGKTIVFDFMSNDKYTRQYDVDILEEIKGDEICEKVVGVGTSDDNDFSGDNFFIKSGDKNLPELYQALPDVVFAQTFALMNSIKVNNTPDTPSASGTVNRVVKGVTIHDYE; via the coding sequence ATGTTTACAAAATCAGATCAAGAACTAGAAAAAATGGGTGCTAAAATCACAACTCGTGAAATTCAACAACAACCTGACTTGTGGAAAGAAGCTTTCCAAAACTACACAGCTAAGAAATCAGAAATTGATAGCTTTCTTGATAAAATAACTTCGACATATCCAAACCAAAAAATCAGAGTTATCTTCACAGGTGCTGGTACTTCAGCTTATGTAGGGGATACGCTTAGACCATATTTGAATCGCGTTGGGGACACTTCACATTTCGTGTTTGAAAGCATTCCCACAACTGATATTGTATCTGCTCCACTAGATAATCTAAGAAGTGAAGATCCAACAATTTTAGTATCATTCGCTAGAAGTGGTAACTCTCCTGAAAGTGTTGCTACAGTGGAATTAGCTGAAAAACTTGTTAAGAATTTGTATCAAATCACTATCACTTGTGCTCCAGAAGGACATTTAGCTAAGAAAGCTGAAAACGAAGACGGCAATCTTCTACTTCTTCAACCAGCACTTTCAAATGATAAGGGATTTGCCATGACCGGAAGCTTCTCTTGCATGACTTTAACAGCTGCATTGATTTTTGATACAAATGCCGAAGACAAGAAGACAGCTTGGGTTGATACTATGATCAAGATGGGTCAAGAAGTTATCAGCCGTGAGGACGAAATTCAAGCCTATGCAGACTTAGATTATGACCGTATCACATACTTAGGTAGTGGTTCACTTTCAGGACTTACACGTGAAGCGCAATTGAAAGTTCTAGAATTAACTGCCGGAGCATTGACTACGATTTTCGATTCATCAATGGGATTCCGTCACGGTCCTAAGTCATATGTAAATGGTAAGACAATCGTCTTTGATTTCATGAGCAACGATAAATACACTCGTCAATACGATGTAGATATCTTGGAAGAAATCAAGGGTGATGAAATCTGTGAAAAAGTCGTTGGTGTAGGTACATCAGATGACAATGATTTCTCAGGAGATAACTTCTTCATTAAATCCGGGGACAAAAATCTACCTGAACTATATCAAGCATTACCAGACGTAGTGTTCGCACAAACATTTGCATTGATGAATTCAATCAAAGTTAACAACACACCTGATACACCATCAGCAAGCGGTACAGTTAACCGTGTTGTTAAAGGTGTAACAATTCACGATTACGAATAG
- a CDS encoding PTS sugar transporter subunit IIA, with protein MALILMSHGNMAIETLKSAELIIGELPETTALGLEKSDGPEDLKAKAETEIKKYYGKEPVYLIVDLLGGTPGNVAVNLTQTYPEMHVISGLNLPMVINYANQKFIGSDIKVADMMKEAKDGIVDVNAFINADSDEDDEEDE; from the coding sequence ATGGCATTAATCTTGATGAGTCATGGAAATATGGCAATCGAAACATTAAAATCAGCAGAATTAATTATCGGTGAACTACCTGAAACTACAGCTTTAGGACTTGAAAAATCTGATGGTCCTGAAGACTTAAAGGCAAAAGCTGAAACAGAAATTAAAAAGTATTATGGAAAAGAACCTGTCTACTTAATCGTTGATCTACTTGGTGGAACACCAGGTAACGTCGCTGTTAATTTGACCCAAACTTATCCTGAAATGCACGTTATTTCTGGTTTAAACTTGCCAATGGTAATTAACTACGCTAATCAAAAATTCATTGGTTCAGATATCAAAGTTGCCGATATGATGAAGGAAGCAAAAGACGGAATCGTCGATGTCAACGCCTTTATCAACGCTGACTCTGATGAGGATGATGAAGAAGATGAATAA
- a CDS encoding PTS system mannose/fructose/sorbose family transporter subunit IID yields MKKNKEYKLTKKDFNQINKRSLFGFQMGWNYERMQGSGYLYTILPQLRKIYGDGTPELKEAMKTHNQFFNTSNFFNTIITGIDLAVEGKEGADSLDTVAGIKTGLMGPFAAIGDSLFAALVPTIMGAIAATMAAQGNPMGLFLWLAVNIAIMVFRWKQLHFAYKTGTKLVSEMQGQLNALTDAATLLGVFIVGALVATMINVQVPFVAHMGKVTLSVQSNIDMILPKLVPACIVGLVYWLLGKKGMTSTKVIFIVIIAAIALSAIGVLGKI; encoded by the coding sequence ATGAAGAAGAATAAAGAATACAAATTAACTAAAAAAGATTTCAACCAAATTAACAAACGTAGTTTGTTCGGTTTCCAAATGGGTTGGAACTACGAAAGAATGCAAGGTTCAGGTTATCTTTATACAATCTTGCCACAACTAAGAAAAATTTATGGTGATGGTACTCCAGAGCTTAAAGAAGCTATGAAGACACATAACCAATTCTTTAACACAAGTAATTTCTTTAACACAATTATTACAGGTATCGATCTTGCCGTTGAAGGTAAAGAAGGTGCTGATTCACTAGATACAGTTGCTGGTATTAAGACAGGTCTTATGGGACCATTCGCTGCTATCGGTGATTCATTGTTCGCTGCTTTGGTACCAACTATCATGGGTGCTATTGCTGCTACTATGGCTGCTCAAGGTAACCCAATGGGACTATTCCTATGGTTAGCAGTTAATATTGCTATCATGGTTTTCCGTTGGAAACAACTTCACTTTGCTTACAAGACAGGTACAAAACTTGTTTCTGAAATGCAAGGTCAATTGAATGCTTTAACTGACGCCGCTACATTACTAGGTGTCTTCATCGTTGGTGCTTTGGTTGCTACTATGATCAACGTTCAAGTCCCATTTGTTGCTCACATGGGTAAAGTTACTCTAAGTGTTCAAAGTAACATTGATATGATTCTTCCTAAGTTAGTTCCAGCATGTATCGTAGGTCTTGTTTACTGGTTACTAGGTAAGAAGGGTATGACATCAACAAAGGTTATCTTTATTGTTATTATTGCCGCTATTGCACTATCAGCAATCGGCGTACTAGGCAAAATCTAG
- a CDS encoding PTS mannose/fructose/sorbose/N-acetylgalactosamine transporter subunit IIC, translating into MSFTIVQILLLTAYSMYNIYDELQMNSSLSQPVWAGMVSGLIMGDMKTGLIIGAALQLTVLGVGTFGGASKIDANSGTVLATAFSIGTGMKAATAIAAIGVPVAALLTSFDILARFTNTYFQHQVDKDIENFNYKGIERHTILGALPWCLSRGIPVFLALALGQGVVKTMVTYLNGDLQWLNTGLQTAGATLPAVGFAILLHYLPVKKHIAYLILGFTITALLSTVFSNIQALGAGVTAANKAFTTTFNSLPMLAIALIGGAFAILEYKKSMAKLNAATTAGPKATSDDEDEDEDDEIEDANGEVDGDEEE; encoded by the coding sequence ATGAGTTTTACAATTGTTCAAATATTGCTTCTCACGGCATATTCTATGTATAACATCTATGATGAATTACAAATGAATTCATCATTGAGTCAACCAGTTTGGGCCGGAATGGTTTCTGGTTTAATCATGGGGGATATGAAGACCGGACTTATTATCGGTGCCGCTCTTCAATTGACAGTTCTAGGTGTTGGTACTTTCGGTGGTGCTTCTAAGATCGATGCTAACTCAGGTACTGTTTTGGCTACTGCCTTTTCAATCGGTACAGGTATGAAAGCTGCTACAGCTATTGCCGCTATCGGTGTTCCAGTTGCCGCACTTCTAACATCATTTGATATTCTTGCTAGATTTACTAACACTTACTTCCAACACCAAGTTGATAAAGATATCGAAAACTTCAACTACAAAGGTATTGAAAGACATACTATTTTAGGTGCCTTACCATGGTGTCTATCACGTGGTATTCCTGTTTTCCTAGCTTTGGCTCTAGGTCAAGGTGTTGTTAAGACAATGGTTACATATCTAAATGGTGACCTACAATGGTTGAACACTGGTCTACAAACAGCCGGTGCTACACTTCCAGCCGTTGGTTTTGCTATCTTGCTTCACTACTTGCCAGTTAAGAAACACATCGCTTACTTGATCCTTGGTTTCACAATTACAGCTCTACTATCAACAGTATTTTCAAACATCCAAGCACTTGGTGCAGGTGTTACAGCTGCAAACAAAGCCTTTACAACAACATTCAATTCACTTCCAATGTTAGCTATTGCCTTAATCGGTGGTGCCTTTGCTATTCTTGAATACAAGAAATCAATGGCTAAATTGAACGCTGCTACTACTGCAGGTCCAAAAGCTACTTCAGATGACGAAGATGAAGACGAAGACGATGAAATTGAAGACGCTAACGGGGAGGTAGACGGTGATGAAGAAGAATAA
- a CDS encoding PTS system mannose/fructose/N-acetylgalactosamine-transporter subunit IIB, whose protein sequence is MGIIAVRIDERLIHGQVANLWTTKLQASRIMVVDNEIIKSDIQKTALKLAKPAGVNLSILGTKKSSANILAGKYDSQKVFLVVKKPATLVSMVEEGVKFDTINVGNMSQKDDSQHLTQSINVTDDDYDAFHKLLDAGVKVTAQMVPSDPIKDFAGILKDYKK, encoded by the coding sequence ATGGGCATTATTGCAGTAAGAATTGATGAAAGATTAATTCATGGACAAGTAGCTAATTTATGGACAACTAAATTACAAGCATCAAGAATTATGGTAGTTGATAACGAAATTATAAAGAGTGACATTCAAAAAACTGCCCTTAAATTAGCTAAACCTGCTGGGGTCAACCTAAGTATTTTAGGAACAAAGAAATCTTCAGCAAATATCTTAGCCGGAAAATACGATTCACAAAAAGTATTTCTTGTTGTTAAGAAACCTGCAACACTTGTAAGTATGGTTGAAGAAGGCGTTAAGTTCGACACTATCAATGTTGGTAATATGTCACAAAAAGATGACTCACAACATTTGACACAATCAATCAACGTTACTGATGACGATTACGATGCATTCCACAAACTTTTGGATGCTGGCGTTAAAGTAACAGCACAAATGGTTCCAAGTGACCCAATCAAGGACTTTGCAGGTATCTTGAAAGATTATAAAAAATAA
- a CDS encoding GntR family transcriptional regulator — MKITLQEQLINLLTNYIQTLPANAKLPSERELAEKYELSRTTVRAALMELEVTGMIRRVHGKGTFVNRVDLNSDLNSSYSFNKQMISLGKKPQTKILSFERKEANAYFAKNLETEVGSQIIKIKRLRFADGIPVMLERTYLPADHFNLMTESMLSNRSLYSVFSEEFNEQVYYADEYFLAGITSANDSKYLDIKEGAPCLNLRRQTYDPHNQIIEFTLSVARSDQFAYHIRHDISNKS; from the coding sequence ATGAAAATTACTCTTCAAGAACAGTTAATCAACTTGCTGACTAATTACATTCAAACTTTACCAGCCAATGCTAAATTACCTTCCGAAAGGGAACTAGCTGAAAAGTACGAATTATCACGAACAACTGTCAGGGCCGCTTTGATGGAACTGGAAGTTACTGGGATGATTCGTCGGGTTCATGGCAAAGGCACTTTTGTTAATAGGGTTGATCTAAATAGCGATTTGAATAGTAGTTACAGTTTCAATAAGCAGATGATATCGCTGGGGAAAAAACCACAAACTAAAATTCTTAGTTTTGAACGAAAGGAGGCCAATGCATATTTTGCTAAGAATTTGGAAACTGAAGTGGGTAGTCAAATAATCAAGATCAAGCGGCTCCGGTTTGCTGATGGAATCCCAGTAATGCTAGAGCGGACTTATCTACCGGCTGACCATTTCAATTTAATGACTGAATCGATGTTGAGCAATCGATCATTATATTCAGTTTTCTCAGAAGAGTTCAATGAACAAGTTTATTATGCTGATGAGTATTTTCTTGCCGGCATAACTAGTGCCAATGATAGTAAGTATTTAGATATCAAAGAAGGTGCACCTTGTTTGAACCTCAGACGACAGACTTATGATCCACACAATCAAATTATTGAGTTTACTTTGAGCGTTGCCAGAAGTGATCAATTTGCATATCACATTCGACACGATATCAGTAATAAATCCTAA
- a CDS encoding L-lactate dehydrogenase — protein sequence MTRKVAIIGTGNVGAACAHYIVSSGFVDDLVMIDINEKKVQADALDFEDAMANLPFHTNIFVNDYSQLDDTDVIISAVGKIKLQDRVEPDRFAELDYTSNAVTDVATKIKATKFNGKIVVISNPNDVMVSIYQEITGLPKAHVMGTGTLLDSARMKRAVGAALNVDPRSVQGYNLGEHGNSQFTAWSTVKVLDQSISQLAEKDGLDLDKLNDDIRMGGFTVFSGKKYTNYGISTAAVRLTLAILNDAYIELPVSNFREEYGVYLSYPAIVGRDGIVKQIQLDLPQEELDKLQYSADYIKSKLPEGIVESDS from the coding sequence ATGACAAGAAAAGTAGCAATTATTGGAACAGGTAATGTTGGTGCCGCATGTGCCCATTATATCGTTAGCAGTGGATTTGTTGATGACTTGGTCATGATTGATATTAATGAAAAGAAAGTTCAGGCCGATGCCTTAGATTTCGAAGATGCGATGGCTAATTTGCCATTTCATACAAATATTTTCGTTAATGATTACTCTCAGTTGGACGACACAGATGTAATTATTTCTGCAGTGGGAAAGATTAAATTGCAGGATCGCGTGGAACCAGACCGTTTTGCCGAATTAGATTACACAAGTAATGCCGTAACTGATGTAGCTACCAAGATTAAAGCAACTAAGTTTAATGGGAAAATCGTTGTCATTAGTAATCCTAACGATGTAATGGTTTCAATTTATCAAGAGATTACCGGATTGCCTAAAGCACACGTTATGGGAACTGGAACATTATTAGATTCAGCGAGAATGAAACGTGCCGTGGGTGCTGCATTGAATGTAGACCCCCGTTCAGTTCAAGGTTATAACTTGGGTGAACATGGTAATTCTCAATTTACAGCCTGGTCGACAGTTAAAGTTTTGGATCAATCAATTTCACAGTTAGCTGAAAAAGATGGTTTGGATTTGGATAAATTAAATGATGATATCCGAATGGGTGGATTCACAGTCTTTTCAGGGAAAAAGTATACCAATTATGGTATTTCCACAGCAGCAGTTCGTTTGACATTAGCCATTTTGAATGATGCATATATTGAGTTGCCTGTTTCTAATTTCCGTGAAGAATATGGAGTTTACTTATCATACCCAGCAATTGTGGGCCGTGATGGAATTGTGAAGCAGATTCAATTAGACTTGCCACAAGAAGAATTGGATAAATTGCAATATTCAGCTGATTATATTAAGAGTAAATTGCCTGAAGGAATCGTAGAAAGTGATTCTTAA
- a CDS encoding L-lactate dehydrogenase produces MTRKIGIIGMGNVGAACAHYIVAGGFVDDLVLIDKNEKKVKADALDFEDAMANLPYHTNIFVNDYSQLDDADIIISAVGHIKLIGGDHPNRFGELKPTGESVTDVAEKIKQTKFNGIMVVISNPNDVMTSMYQQILGFPKERVIGTGTLLDSARMKRAVGKAFSVDPRSVSGYNLGEHGNSQFTAWSTVKVMDQPIEKLAKDSGLDLEQINEDVRMGGFTVFDGKGYTNYGVSTAAVRLSLAILNDAHIELPVSNYREDYGVYLSYPAIVGRNGILKQLQLDLPQEELDKLQASADYIKKNLK; encoded by the coding sequence ATGACTAGAAAAATTGGTATTATCGGTATGGGTAACGTTGGTGCCGCATGTGCCCACTATATTGTAGCTGGTGGATTTGTTGATGATTTGGTTTTGATCGACAAAAATGAAAAGAAGGTCAAGGCTGATGCTTTGGACTTTGAAGATGCGATGGCCAACTTGCCATACCATACTAATATTTTTGTAAATGATTATTCTCAATTAGATGATGCTGATATTATTATTTCTGCTGTCGGCCATATTAAGTTGATTGGTGGAGATCATCCGAACCGTTTTGGTGAATTAAAACCAACTGGTGAGTCAGTAACTGATGTTGCTGAAAAAATTAAGCAAACGAAGTTTAACGGAATCATGGTGGTTATTAGTAACCCTAATGACGTCATGACTTCAATGTATCAACAAATCCTTGGTTTCCCTAAGGAACGTGTTATCGGTACTGGTACTTTGCTCGACTCAGCTAGAATGAAACGTGCGGTTGGAAAAGCCTTCTCTGTCGATCCTCGTTCAGTTTCTGGTTATAACTTGGGTGAACACGGCAATTCTCAATTTACAGCTTGGTCAACAGTTAAAGTCATGGATCAACCAATTGAAAAGTTGGCTAAAGATTCTGGACTTGATTTGGAACAAATTAATGAAGATGTCCGTATGGGTGGATTTACAGTCTTTGATGGTAAAGGTTATACAAACTACGGAGTTTCAACAGCGGCAGTCAGATTGTCATTGGCAATTTTAAATGACGCACATATTGAATTACCTGTATCAAATTATCGTGAAGACTACGGAGTTTACTTATCGTATCCAGCAATCGTTGGTCGCAATGGTATCTTGAAACAATTGCAACTTGATTTGCCTCAAGAAGAATTAGATAAATTACAAGCTTCAGCTGACTACATTAAAAAGAATCTTAAATAG